The following proteins come from a genomic window of Aerosakkonema funiforme FACHB-1375:
- the psaA gene encoding photosystem I core protein PsaA — protein MAVSPPEREAKARVVVDKDPVPTTFEKWAQPGHFDRTLARGPKTTTWIWNLHANAHDFDTHTSDLEDISRKIFSAHFGHLAVIFVWLSGMYFHGARFSNYEAWLANPTGIKPSAQVVWPIVGQGILNADVGGGFHGIQITSGLFYMWRAAGFTNTFQLYCTAIGGLVMAALMLFAGWFHYHKRAPKLEWFQNVESMMNHHLAGLLGCGSLGWAGHQIHVSLPTNQLLDSGVAPGDIPLPHEFILNRDLIAQIYPSFKQGLVPFFTLNWGQYADFLTFKGGLNPVTGSLWLTDTAHHHLAIAVLFIIAGHFYRTNWGIGHSFKEVLEAHKGPFTGEGHKGMYEVFTTSWHAQLSWNLQWMGSLSIIVAHHMYAMPPYPYQAIDYATQLSLFTHHMWIGGFLIVGAAAHAAIFMVRDYDPVVHQNNLLDRVLRHRDAIISHLNWVCMFLGFHSFGLYVHNDTMRAFGRPQDMFSDTAIQLQPVFAQWVQNIHTLAPGATAPNALQPVSYAFGGGIVAVGGKVAMMPIALGTADFLVHHIHAFTIHVTVLILLKGVLFARSSRLIPDKANLGFRFPCDGPGRGGTCQVSGWDHVFLGLFWMYNSISVVLFHFSWKMQSDVWGTIDPDGTVSHIAGGNFAQSALTINGWLRDFLWAQASQVIQSYGTALSAYGLIFLGAHFVWAFSLMFLFSGRGYWQELIESIVWAHNKLKVAPSIQPRALSIVQGRAVGVAHYLLGGIATTWAFFLARTLSLG, from the coding sequence ATGGCTGTAAGTCCTCCGGAGCGGGAAGCAAAGGCAAGGGTTGTAGTCGATAAAGATCCGGTTCCCACTACGTTTGAAAAGTGGGCTCAGCCTGGACATTTCGATCGCACTCTGGCCAGAGGTCCAAAAACCACAACCTGGATTTGGAATCTCCATGCGAACGCCCATGATTTCGATACCCATACCAGTGACCTAGAAGATATATCGCGTAAGATTTTCAGCGCACACTTCGGTCACTTGGCTGTCATTTTTGTCTGGTTGAGCGGCATGTATTTTCATGGCGCTCGCTTCTCGAACTACGAAGCTTGGCTTGCTAACCCAACGGGCATTAAACCGAGTGCCCAGGTTGTGTGGCCGATCGTAGGTCAAGGAATTCTTAATGCTGATGTAGGTGGCGGCTTCCACGGAATTCAGATCACTTCGGGTCTGTTCTATATGTGGCGTGCCGCAGGCTTCACGAATACCTTCCAACTGTATTGCACGGCGATCGGTGGACTGGTAATGGCAGCTCTGATGCTGTTCGCCGGTTGGTTCCACTATCACAAGCGGGCTCCCAAATTGGAATGGTTCCAAAACGTGGAGTCGATGATGAACCACCACCTGGCTGGGTTGCTAGGCTGCGGTTCTCTGGGGTGGGCAGGTCACCAAATCCACGTATCGTTGCCGACAAACCAGCTACTTGATTCTGGTGTGGCTCCGGGAGATATTCCTTTGCCCCACGAGTTCATCTTGAACCGTGACTTGATCGCGCAGATTTATCCCAGTTTCAAACAAGGCTTAGTGCCTTTCTTTACCCTGAACTGGGGTCAGTATGCCGACTTCCTCACTTTCAAGGGCGGATTGAACCCAGTAACCGGTAGCTTGTGGTTGACAGATACAGCACACCACCACCTGGCAATCGCAGTACTGTTCATTATTGCCGGACACTTCTACCGGACGAACTGGGGTATCGGTCACAGCTTTAAGGAAGTTCTAGAAGCTCATAAAGGTCCCTTCACCGGCGAAGGCCACAAGGGAATGTATGAAGTATTCACAACTTCCTGGCACGCTCAGCTGTCTTGGAACCTCCAGTGGATGGGTTCTCTATCCATCATCGTGGCGCACCATATGTACGCCATGCCACCCTATCCTTACCAAGCGATAGACTACGCGACTCAGCTGTCCCTGTTCACACACCATATGTGGATTGGAGGCTTCCTAATCGTGGGAGCAGCAGCTCACGCAGCAATCTTCATGGTGCGGGACTACGATCCGGTAGTACACCAAAACAACTTGCTCGATCGCGTTCTCCGTCACCGCGACGCCATCATTTCTCACCTGAACTGGGTGTGTATGTTCTTGGGCTTCCACAGCTTCGGCTTGTACGTCCATAACGACACGATGCGTGCTTTCGGTCGCCCCCAAGATATGTTCTCGGATACGGCGATCCAGTTACAGCCCGTATTTGCTCAGTGGGTACAAAATATTCACACTTTGGCTCCGGGCGCTACAGCTCCCAATGCGCTTCAGCCTGTAAGCTATGCCTTTGGGGGCGGGATTGTGGCTGTAGGCGGTAAGGTGGCAATGATGCCGATCGCGCTGGGAACGGCGGACTTCTTAGTTCACCACATCCACGCTTTCACCATCCACGTTACCGTTCTGATCCTGCTCAAGGGCGTTCTGTTCGCCCGCAGCTCTCGTCTGATTCCAGACAAGGCTAATTTGGGTTTCCGCTTCCCTTGTGATGGCCCCGGTCGCGGCGGTACTTGCCAAGTATCCGGTTGGGATCACGTATTCTTGGGTCTGTTCTGGATGTACAACAGCATCTCGGTAGTACTTTTCCACTTCAGCTGGAAAATGCAATCCGATGTATGGGGTACTATTGACCCAGATGGCACCGTATCTCACATTGCAGGTGGTAACTTTGCCCAAAGTGCGCTGACGATCAACGGTTGGTTGCGCGATTTCTTGTGGGCTCAAGCTTCTCAGGTAATTCAGTCCTACGGCACGGCTCTGTCTGCCTACGGTCTGATCTTCTTGGGCGCTCACTTCGTCTGGGCATTCAGCTTGATGTTCTTGTTCAGCGGTCGCGGCTACTGGCAAGAGTTGATCGAATCGATTGTGTGGGCGCACAATAAGCTGAAAGTGGCTCCATCCATTCAGCCTCGCGCCCTGAGCATCGTTCAAGGTCGGGCTGTGGGGGTGGCTCACTACCTCCTGGGAGGAATCGCAACCACATGGGCGTTCTTCCTAGCTCGCACACTTTCACTGGGCTAG